In Flavobacterium sp. GSB-24, the genomic window GTGTTTAACGCAAGTTTAAGCGGACGTCAAGATACTATTAAGAACATTGGCTATTTGTGGCAGCCTAAAATGAATTTGTATTATGTTGCTGCAAAAGAAACCATGCAGGCTGGATTACTGCCAAGAATTTTGGCTTATGTAGGAGCAATTACAGTCGAAAGAACTTGGCGTGCTAAAGGCGTTGATGTTACAGAGAAACGCGATGTAAATCCAAACGATACCGAAAACATTCGAATTGCTCTTGAAGACGGCTGGGTTATTACTTTTCCGCAGGGAACTACAAAATCTTTTAAGCCTGTTCGTAAAGGAACTGCTCATATTATCAAACAGCATAAACCAATTGTAATTCCGATTGTAATTGATGGTTTCCGTAGATCATTCGATAAAAAAGGACTTCGAATGAAGAAAAAAGGGATCCTGCAGTCTTTCATCATCAAAGAACCTCTTGATATTGATTATGAAAACGATACAATCGAGCAAATTGTTGAAAAAGTAGAATACGCAATCGAACAGCATCCTTCATTTTTAAAAGTAATTCCAGCAGAAGAAATTAAAGCACAGGAAGAACTTAATAAACTCAGACAGTGGGATTATTAGTGATTTTAGATTTCTGATTTTAGATTTTAGATTGTTTCAGGTTTCAAGTTGTCAAAAAAACTTAGAACCTTATTATCTTAGTATCTCAGAACTTTAGCGTATCTCAGAACCTTGGCAACTTAAAAATCTATTTTCTTCAACTCCTTATAATTAGTATATAATCTTCTTAAAAGAGTTCCGTAGATTATTCTGTAGAAACACCAGAATAAACCGAAGAAGCCTAAAATTACCAAGAATAATATTCCTATCGTAACAAACATAGCTCTTCCGTTTAAGGCTAATTTTTCTCTCAGAAATTCCATATCTGGATTGTAAACAAAAGCAATAAAGAAGCTTAAAATAGCCGTTATTACAATCATTCCTAAATTATACCAAACATAGTACTGAACTGTTTTTCTAGTCTTTAAAATGGCACTCATTAATGATTTGGTAGCTACAGTGGTCGAAATCGTTTTGTAGTTTTTATAGAAAATATACACAAAAATGAGAACGACAATATAATTAAAGTATGTTAGAAACTCTAAAGCCATGATAATTTCTGGATGATTGATTTTTTTCAAAACATCATCCGTATTAATAAATAAGTTTGAAAAAGTCCAAAACGAAATTTCCAAAATACTGATAATCAAAATCCATTTTACTATGGAAGATGATTTTTTGTGAATCATTTTATAGATTTCAGTTTCAGAAATTTGTTGAAAAGAACCTGAGTTCTTCTGCCAGTCTTTTTTTAGTAAATCCAGTTCTTTCATAATAATTTTTAAGGATTTAGTATTTTTTTAAGTTTCCCTTTAATTCTGTTCATTTTCACGCGCGCATTCACTTCGCTGATTCCTAAGGTTTCAGCTATTTCTTGATAATCTTTGTCTTCTAAATACATAAAAACTAATGCTTTTTCGATGTCGTTAAGCTGGTAAACTGCTTTGTACATCAATTTTATCTGTTCTTCTTCTTCGTAATTGTAGTCAACATCTTTTACAAAATGCTGGTGGTTTTCATAATCTACGGTAGAAATAGTTCTTTTGGTTTTGCGGTATAATGTAATCGCGGTGTTCAAAGCCACGCGATAAGTCCAAGTCGAAAATTTACTGTCGCCTCTAAATTTTGGATAAGCCTTCCAGAGCTGAATGGTAATTTCCTGAAATAAATCTTTATGAGCATCTTCTCCAGCAGTATATAATCTACAAATCTTGTGGATTATATTCTGATTTGCCTGCAATTGCGCAACAAATGACTGTTCTAGATTTTCGCTCATAAAAGTATTAGTAGTTATGAAATCATTTTTGTTACAGTTGAATCAAAGTTTTCTGGTTTTATAATAATTAAT contains:
- a CDS encoding lysophospholipid acyltransferase family protein yields the protein MGLFKRNPFGHILFIKKWLIRILGAMTHRRYRGFNDLQIEGSEIIKTLPDSNVLFISNHQTYFADVVAMFHVFNASLSGRQDTIKNIGYLWQPKMNLYYVAAKETMQAGLLPRILAYVGAITVERTWRAKGVDVTEKRDVNPNDTENIRIALEDGWVITFPQGTTKSFKPVRKGTAHIIKQHKPIVIPIVIDGFRRSFDKKGLRMKKKGILQSFIIKEPLDIDYENDTIEQIVEKVEYAIEQHPSFLKVIPAEEIKAQEELNKLRQWDY
- a CDS encoding sigma-70 family RNA polymerase sigma factor, with the protein product MSENLEQSFVAQLQANQNIIHKICRLYTAGEDAHKDLFQEITIQLWKAYPKFRGDSKFSTWTYRVALNTAITLYRKTKRTISTVDYENHQHFVKDVDYNYEEEEQIKLMYKAVYQLNDIEKALVFMYLEDKDYQEIAETLGISEVNARVKMNRIKGKLKKILNP